The Anguilla rostrata isolate EN2019 chromosome 1, ASM1855537v3, whole genome shotgun sequence nucleotide sequence aagtcgattacgatcttcctcgattgctttgtctcccttccttttaagccaaatcccgcgtttggtctaggcggcattgccataaattaacctggccgaatctTAAATCTcgaatttcggcccccaccatttggaggctgctgttaaaacaattagtggggaaatggggaaaaggagatgattaccagagaggacattccattgtgttaggttttccctgagtttctaaaactatgttttttcaaattctatttggtatgacacatatttcattcaattgttTGAATTATGTTGAATACgtacataccaaacatgtcaagtggatgtaatattatggtgcagttgtcatgaaaatacccatttgtttaaccattgtacatgcaatccatgttattattacataaggcataatacaataatataatgaaaacatgtgtatggtttgtacggttttccggggtttgtaaataggataaacagatggtttaaagtccagatccagaaaagaaataaaaagtgtaatagcagaggggcccacataagggcactgcGGTACTGTCCCgcgcagttgccccaccatttggcCCGACATTTCACCCTTTatgaccccaaaacacacacacccacaaccacagacatgagccgcgtttccaccaaaattacccggaactttcagtcccaggaactactttaccaggaactaaaaggttccttcagccaatggttgtctgcgtttccaccggggtctaaagtcccgcaaagattaggcaaattagcccactgacttatgaaaaagcgacgttgtcgtcggtccatctgtcatatgatttcttctgtaaccccatactaccaccgtagtagcctacattattttctaataaccgggacagcccggaggggtttatttatatacaacgggttaccaacaatgactatatatggttacttttgtatttattgattttcatatatcctctcaaacacattcattatgtttttatgcgaacattcgctttcatgtcttgacatccgaagcgacagaatgcattcacatttatatgtataactggcaacaacagcagaaaacatgcacacgttgtaaacaatttgctgtttgattactttctcgtcgtcaattccatataggctaatgacaagaatagaacgaaaactcggacttgcgtgaaaatgtaaattagtagtggtacagccaccgtttgctttccttcgaagttactgctagccgagcagcgaagtgtgccctccagatgcgaaccatgcaccataaattagtccatagtcttcctggtcttttcgtggaattgaaaaatggcagtaaaattgagtaaaattacggcagtctgaaaaagctaaagggaagattactagaattaacctgttattttacccggataaaaagtgcggaaggtgatttccagtttgcttgtactgtatcaccaatgttaattacgcagaactaccgcatacctcacataactgtatcaaacgttttgagtcaattacaatgggctaacaaagaaaatccggaagaaaatattcagcaaccgaattaatccgtttgaatgtcttggtagcctacgtaatatgctgtcccagcacgaatgcttagcattttataaaacgaatactaaagcaagaaaagaacagaagagcacacgttataattccaagacgttggcaggctataaccaaaactaggctactgcgccgcataaaattttaagttattatgaaaataaattggtttgccgctgcatattttcaaacatggcgggtaatggcggaaataaatacaacacaaatgctgcgagtactcgaccaatcagaaatgttcagcgctgcaagctccacccaaaaggttcctgtacttttggaaagtactaccccccgagcaggaacgttttggggggtaaaacaaagcccccagaactaaatttagaccctagttcctgcggtggaaacgcactgagttcctcaaaaggctcctagttccggggtatagttcctgcggtggaaacgcggctaaagagactagttccccttatcttagttgtgtccagatggtaacattccagagagccaacgacttgctcacacaaccataaacaaccagtccagttcctcttatctcagtcttgtccagaggGTAACAGTCCAGAgggccaaatggcctgctcatcccgaGGAAAtccgagtaacttattgttttaccacaaggctctcgggtcctttgaagtacaggacGAGTTCCAGCGTGCcggctcgttcaaatgccagccttttctgggtcccagtttgattTCCCTCTTACAAATAGATAAGTTAATCCTTCAGTTTTAGCTACAGAGCTTAAATTCTCTTTAACATGCATATGCATAGTTATTTTGCAGTGTATAATTTCCCCCTTGTAACACTTTAAgcaatttaattgaaaaaaaaaagtcttttctGCAGCAGAATATATCATTTGGTTTTTGTCAGGAGGATTCATTATCTGTTGAGGCATTTGAGTCACACCCACCCCTTCCATCTCATCCTCTCACTCTGCCTGAATCCTGAATCCACCATGTTTATATCATGTCATGTAGGACAAcaatatattttgcatatacTCTTCATGCAGCTATGTGCTGCAGTGTATGTTTCACGTGAAATAATTAGAGGGCCCTGCAGTGTACTGTATAAGACCTTCATCTTCATCTAGCCTCTAGgtcagtggtaaccaatcctgttcctggagatctaccgtcctgtaagcttttattccattttggaatgaaaacctccAGGATGGTAGacttccaggaacagggttggttaccactgatctcGATGTATCTGATGGAATCTAATCTTTCATCATAGTTGCAGTCATATTGACTAGCAGTGTTGGCGATTAAAACTGATAtagaataataaatgtataatcaTATAAATGCATTACATGAATATAACCAAGATTCAGTATTAATTGGTTTATCAATATGTAATTTGTAACGACTAATAATTTGGACGTTAATATAACTTACAAATTATAAACATAAGCATAAACATTCAAATGGAAGAACCATTGCTTCCTATTTGAGTGGGGATTTTATCATGGatgaatgttaaaaatatacaggtctattttctattttgttttctcGTTAATTGTTATTGTTACTATAAGAACATATGGTCTTTTTGGAATGTATAtggtaattatattttattctgtcaATTATGCCTTTGAAGTTAGATATTAAGTACCCATATCCAAATATAAGCTCAGTTCAGGCTAGTGATAAGTTCCAGAGTTGTACCTCTGGCctctttgcatttttgtcatgCAGTCTGTTTCAGAACTGGACAGCAACCAGGCTTTTTGTGGCTACAGAAATTacacatatttgtgttttggctgtggatataaaatataatgctAATGAACttatataattgttttttaagtCATCTGGAGACAAAATCAGAAGACATTGGAAGACACTTAAGACACCAAATTCTTGGAGAgttattttactgctgtcattttacatttacttttttgtaagATTTACTTTGGTTgtgaaaattataatttttgaagCAAATCATAATTTGGTATACCTTGGCATTTCAGTCAGTCAATATAATTTGTTCTGGGTTGGGCATACCATTCACATCGCTCTTGAGAGTCCTTGAGTGATTCCTGATTTTTAGATAAAAGCACTACTACTGCTCTCTTGTgtcttccatttttaaatggcaaatgtaAAAGATATCACAGACAAAGAGTGTGTTTTACATCCGGGGAATATTTGAAGTAGTTTGAGTAAAAGTGCAAAACTTTACCAACTTCATGGTTTTGGTCTAGTCTAGACCAAAGGCTAGGGGTTGCAGGGCTTTGTTGTGGAAAGAGACACAGCTTTGTGCATGGAAAACTTATCATTTGCAAGCCTCTTCAGcccattttaactttttaatctTCTCTCTTTGTAGAGACACCCTGAAGAATTGCAACCAACATGGCAGACAAGGAGCAAATGAAAAAGACAGCAGCCAAGGTTCTGGGTTGCGTGGAGAAGGTCTCCTCCTTTGCTTCCTCCATAGACCCCCTTTTTGGTGTGGTCAGTTGCCTGGTAGGAGTGGTGCGCAAGGGCTTGGTGGATAAAGAAGATCACGCACTGGAAAAGGACTTCAGGGAGATCCATAACAAGCTGGAGAGCATCTCCATGAAGAACAAGAGGACCCTGCAGCAGATCCGCATAGATGAGGTCAACGAGACCTTTGGCAAGTACGAGGAGTACATCAAGCACCAATACACGGCCTTTAGCACGATGGTAGACCGTGTCAAGAAGGACCCAGGCCACGCGGATCGCCACATGAAGGATTACGAGAAAATCTACGAAAGAGACAAGAGCGACCTCAGCTTGAACGTCTACTACCGGGGTGTGATGGGTTCCGATGCAATCTTTGGCAGGCCTCTGCTGAAAGTCTACCTCGAGCACTGCAACCACGACCGCAGGGTGATGGAGCACAGATGCTCCCACCTGGCCCACCTCTTCTACATCGGGCTCATCTCTCTCATGGCATACACCTCCGTCACCGAAGACGACGAGGATGAAGTCAGGGATAAGTGGGCTCCCAAAATGGCAGACATTGAGGCCAAAATGCAAGAAGCCCTAAGACAGTGCAATGAGGACTGACCTTACAGTCAGAATGGCCTATATAGCTGGTGTGGATGATTTACAGATTATACATTTTATGGACTTTAGCATTCTGCCCTTTTTCCAAAGATCAATTGCAATAAAGCAAAACCAAAACGAAGAACAAGCAAAGGCTGTTTTTTATGATAATATTGTTAATATGGTGCTTATAAAAATCCAAATGAACTATTTTCAATCATAGTATATTGCACTATTTTCTACAGCTAcactgattatttaaaaaaaaaaaaaaaaaaaaaaaaacctcttggTGGAATAATGTTTCCTTAACTGAATGCACTTGGTTTTTTGACCACTTTGACCTGTAACACTTTTATGTGCTTACACTTTATATGCTGGAACTTTGCAATAGCTGCCTTGGGATACAAAACTTGGTGAATGTacaatttcatatatttaataaaatcatttgtCAATGCTCTGAATATAATGTCATGTGTTTTTTaacaattcaaatttaaaaaaaaaactatttaaaataatttaaaagttacTGGATAGCACAGACATTTATTACATATAGCACAGATAGCCACCACAATCAATAAACCTATATTACTGTTAGTGTAATATCAAGTCACATTACATTGTCTGAAATCTAATGTTTATATTATGGCcttagaaagagagaaacagtgaatttGCAAATGTAATTGAGGGAATTTAAAGCCTGCAAATACCCTAATCTGGGAGTGCGATCTATGGGCCTCACCTCCCACAGAGTTGTCTCGGTTGGAAGAGACAAACTAGAAGACTTcatttaagtttgaatgcaatctgtgacatctAAGTTCACAGAGTGAAAATCTTTATGTCTATACAGATAATGGAGTTGAGGCCTGTTgaaatcttctttttttagaaCCAGTTTCAAGCGGAAACCAACGtggtacaattttttttttgttatatagaaaatattttgactgaAGGGGGACGTATGTTATAGAAGCAGAGAtaaacttccatgctttttatatGTATTCTAGAGCTGAACTGAATTACCTCCTTACATATTCATGCTTGATCTTGTTAAAAAGAGAGTTATTTCATAAATCTTTTACAAATAATACCATGGAgcttagccctgcttccaacaacatacgttcattttaatcaataaGTACATGGTCAGCTTTTCAGTAGGTCAGTCCTCATTATAAATGAGCttgataccccccccccccccttaccttcTACACCTTAGGTTGCCAACACCCAATCAGGGAAAACGTCCTcgagccatgctgggtaaggtatttaaggcCACATGAAAAAGTTGTGTTGCGGTTGGTTTCGCAGCCTAGAAGaagaacagtttttattttggtgatggtttcttggttgtgtgttttaagCTTGTTTCCTTTAATCCTGTGGCGCTTAAACTGGAAGAGGGTAAGATCTGGcttatcagtctctctcttttctgatatttccaaatgaattgttaaatgttttgtttaaggtcttctgttttgtaatttagaacTAGTGAGGCTACATTCAATGAAGATTAATAAttctaattgactgcttcttagCGAGTTCACaattgctcattttcattttcaacaatgattgttaaattaaatcacataaaatatattttacatgtagatTAAGTTAGGGGTTCCTGCATGCAATActgcttgtgttcagtatttgGATTGCTGAACAGTTTAgcaagggcattgactgttaaccactggattcagaaaataaacattttaattaatccttgttGGTCCGATATCATATTAGGCTGCAATATGAAACAGTTCATATTACTGCTGGAATACAAAAAGTATTATATAATAGGtataatgttatatatatatatatatatatatatatatatatatatatatatatatacatttattcaatTCCTTTTTTGGCCCCAAGGTGCAGGCAAATACAAGAAAACCACATACTTCATGAAAATGTACTGATCTAACAATCTTATCTTCTATTTAGTTATTGAATATTGTTATGGTTTTACAAGCATTTGTACATTtgaacattcaaataaatgtaagtgTCACATTCTTGACCCCATATTCAATATTAAACTTTCATCTTCTCGGGTCATGGTTATAGAGTTCATAGACCTGAACTCAGTACATTCCCTGAAAGATCACTTGATGTCAGGACTCTAGAAAATTTGGTTGATGTAGTGATTGTGATTGTACTGATGTTATTTCTCATCTGATCTGACCTCACATTGGATTCACACATTCGGTCTGCCTATTTCCACAAAAGGGACATCGCCAAGGCTAGGCTCTTCCTTTCATTGAATGATGCTGAGAAGCttgttcatgtatttatttcttctaGGCTACATCATTGCAATGCCCTATTTTCTGACTGTTCAAAAATTGCTCTCTATGATCTGCAATTCAGTCAACGCACAGCAGCTAGAATCTTGACCAGAACTGGGTGATAAGAACACATTATCCCAGTCTTTACATCCCTTCATTGGACACCTATCAAATTTAGAGTAGATTTTAAAGTACTGCTGCTGACTTACTTCACAGTCTCGTCCTATTATATCTTTCCAAACTGCTGACACCTTATGTTCCCACACGTATTCTCCATTCCCAACATGCAGGACATCTTGTGGTCCcacaataaaaattatttttttaaactgaaagtgGCAGAGCCTTTGCATACAGAGCCCGCCTGTCTGCGTTGGCTCCATTGTCTTGGGTAATACATTTCTCAAATTTGATTAAACTACATTTTCGTCTTGGTTTTAATATATACATtcttcatatttaaatatgttttgcttgtattttattaatacaatttataaattgttatttttatattaataataataataataataataataataatcactattattattattattatgatgatgattattattattattattattattattattattattatgtcctAAGTTAATTTGCAGATAATTTTGATCTTAAGCTGTTCTTTTTAGCACTATATTCAAATGATACTTAAAATGGTTTGCAAAATATCTTTCCTTTTCCTGGTGCTATAACTGCTGGAGTTATATGAAATTATAACGCACAGATCAGTATATTATCATGTTATTGCTGAATATCCGATGGACTATCTCTCCTTCTTTTAAGACAGCTGATGATCTATATTAGAATGTCAGGAGTAATCTGGTTTGTTATTTGATGTAAGCAGAGTGCTGGTCATTACAGGATGACATGCTAAGTAAAGTGAATCTTCACACCATTATTCTGATTGTAGTTTTCTGCTCCTGTGTCATAGGATTCTATCATTTTGAGAGGCTCGTAAAACTACATTTCCACCTCGACACCCTGCTGAAATGGCTGACATACTGGAGGACCGTGACAAGCTGAAGAGGGGCCTGGTTAAGGTGCTGGAGTGCGTGGCCACCATCTCCTCAGCTGCCACTGTGGTCAACCCAATATTTGGGGTAGCTGGCTCCTTGATCCGTGTGGTTCTGCATCACGTTGACGACGAGGACATCAAGACACTCAAGCGGGAGTTTGGCAGTGTGAACCGGGCCCTGGATGAGATCTCCCTGCAGAATCGCAATGCCTTGCAGCAGATCAAGAAGGAGACGCTGGATGGCCAGTACTCCCAGGTGGAGGCTAACCTGCGCAACCAGTTCCGTAAGTTCATGGCGATTGTGGAGGCCCGGCCCGACAACCGGAACGGCAAGATCGAGGCCTTCAAGGAGAGCTACGCCGACGACCTGGGTGACCAGAATCTGTACACCCTCTATGAGGGCGTGATGGGGAAACCCAAGCTCTTCAGCAAGCCCATTCTGGAGGTGTACATGAAGCACTCGTACGGCGACCGGCAGGTTATGGATCGCCTGTGCACCCGCCTCACCTATCTCTTCTGCATCGGCCTCATCGCCCTCATGGGCTACACTGCCCTCATGGAAGATGATGAAGAAGGCATTGCCGAAGAGTGGGCAGCCAAGATGGAAGATGTGCAGGAGAGGATGCAAGAAGAACTCAGAAAGTGCAAGTGATTCCTCTGCACTTCCCCGTCACACAACACCCTGCCCGCACTCTCCCACCATTTCCCCAGTTTTGTCCTTCCCTGAGCTGAGAAATCGAAAGGCTCTAATGAAGCAATGTCACACAGACCCAATCACTGGTGATACTGACACCATTTATATTTCCTAGAAATTATGTTCACTGCCATTCCTTGGAGATTGTATAATGGTATGTTTGGCATGATtggaattattttaattttgttaagaATTTCAAGGCTAGTATTATAATAGCTTGACACACTACATTGAAGTATGCAGATGTTACGATCAAAAGTAATTCCAGTTAATGCAAGAAAACCAGGTGTTCACTAATTCTCGTCTGTGTCAGCTTTGTTTTCTTGCTGTTTCGCTGAACAGTGATGAAAGAATTTATGAATTCCTATTCCAAATAACTGTCAACCATACAAGACATGCCAGTGAATGTATAATATTGTTCTATAAATCACACTTGCCTCTAGAACAACACTACATCTATGTCGTAATGCatgcaatttaattatttgttataGAAACTATAACTATGTGCCTTCTAGTGTTAGAAGGCACAGTTAGTCTACCATATAATCTAtaaaaaacaagacaagaaaaTGTAGTCAGTTATTTCATACACTACACTTCAGTATATCCTCTACACAACAGTTCTACATGTTGCCATCTTGCATGTCATGCATTGTTGATCCAAATGAATTTCCACCCATACTAGCTGCCTTGTAACCAGACTTGCGACCTTGAACCTCTGATTTACTTAGGTCTCAATCAAGAGGCAGGTGATCACGGCATCTTGTTTAAAATAGTAGTTGCAGCACATATATACAACTAGATGTTAAATCTTTAATAGAATTAGCACTGGTGGAATctgtttcaaaataattaacacTAATGTATAGATATATACGAGAATAAGACTAGGAGGCTCGTTTTTTGTCTAGAACACCAACTAGCATGTAACTACACTACTGCACATCTCACCGAAGTGAACAACCATAAGCACTGACAGTAATTTTAATTTACCTTTCATTTACCTGTCATATATTTACTTTTcacaagcaaaaacacaaatacacaggtcacacagaaaaatgtaagcACCCTGTGTTACCCCCTcatacactctcagaagaaagcgTTCCAGAAGGCTCCTTTgcgtctccatagaggaaccctatcTAGTGCAAGCCTTCTTTGTTGGGCAATATGGTTCAATCTGGGAGCTATGACGCTTTTCACACCTCCATAGAGTGTTCCATAAAGAACTGAAAAGGGATGAAGACAAGccaaataacctttttttctgagagtgtatgcctaatttacattttcttaaatgccAATAGTGCCTATTCACCagttattttcctttaattttctAAAGAGTATCGCTGTATGGCTGATTGAGTTTGCCCTTGGACCACAGTgattctttttacttttttcctgaGTGAAGTCTATTTGTATGCTGTCCAGTGACTTGTCCGTTGGGTTTATGAGCCCCGTGATTATCTTCAGAAATGCTAGGAACCTGTGATGTGTACTGTTTGTGATCCTTTTGGCATGTTCAGTGATGTATGGTCCTGACTCATTGCTATATATTATGCTGTGTAGACTCTAAAAACCTAAGAACCAATGTATGATGTATATACAGATGAAACATTGCCTTTTAAGTACATCTGCATATGTGTTCTGAATATTAATTCTTCCATTTTCCTCATGTcttgttggtttttattttgttatttttatacctATTGTTTCAATGCAGAGCTACCAATAAAGGTTTATGGCAAACTGAgttcttttaatgttttgcaatctttccattttccaaacacaaattaaaatgttatggCTAATGCCGACATGGGTGTTGAGTAATCACCCTTATCAATAATGACTAGATATtgtacagtgatgtcatctcaCATTTCATGAAAAAGTAGATTGCATTGCTCAAGGACACAACAGTACTTCCCCATGTAGTATCAGATCTGCGGTTCTCATGAGAAAGCCCATAAACTCACCTGCTCActcagtaaaagtaaaaattgtTTATGTGGAGCACACTTATAAATGTGCAAACTATAATCATTTTTGCAAGTGCTTCCAGCttcatgtaaaatgttttactaCCACTAGGGGTCAGCAAAGAGAGCTGCAGCGCAGTTCCAGTACATGCAAAGCAAGACCCAACACAAACCACcagaacagaaaatataaattcttTCCCAATATTAACATAGTAACATTAACATTATACTTCCATTTTAACTACCTAAGAAGACAAAATAACatgctgcattaaaaaaaaaaaagatatctgTCCAATCACAGATCCTGTGTGTCAGTTTTGTTGCTATGGGAATGACATACAATAATACTGAATCAGTGCATTCATTTacttcaaataaacacaaaatcccTGAGGACATCCTTAACATGGGCTCCCATTATTAGACCCCTGCGACATCCAATGTTAATGAATTAACAACTTGCTTAAGGCCAGGTTAATTATGTTTAATATGTAATTAACATGCAATTAATTGCATCAATTGGACGTTGTCCAATATAGACGAGGCATTTGGCAATCAATGACATAcagatggtgatgatgatgatgatgatgataataataataataataataataataataataataataataataataataatcatcatcatcatcatcataataataataataataataataataataagaagaagaagaagaagaagaagaagaagaatcataatcatcatcatcgtcatcaccatgaccaccaccaccagcataatcatcatcatcataaataaataaataaataaataaataaataggctccagcacctaccgcgatcctgaccaggaataagcaagtataggtaatggatggatggaaaaacaaacaaacaaacaaataaataaataaataaatacgatGCAAAGGCCGTACCGTACCATCATCATGAATTCAACTATAACTAAAATGTCATACCTAAGTATGTCGTATAGGGGGCAGCTCCGATCCGTTTATTAGGTaacaaaatggttttatttcattcacACGTACCGTAGACGTATGCTGCCCCCATTTCCAGACAAATTGCGCTTAGGTgtacagtagtagtagtattagtgaTAGTAGCCTAATTAAATTATTGCATGTTTATATCAAGTGTTTATAACGCATATTGGCCTAACATAAACAGCACACGGATTTATACACTCTTAAGAGATACTTCAGAAGGACGAATCTCCATGTTCATCCTTGTCATGAATGTCCCGGGGACAAAAAGTCATGAAATGCCGAACACCCTGCTTAAAATGCGGaaaaaggggaaaggggggggggggggcacacaaagCTCCTGCGGTATGCTTAAAAGCGCAACAGCaagaagagcaggttttttttaccACTGCCCTCGACTGAAGGCTCGCATCTTGACCCTTTCCCTTGAGCCGCAGTGTAAAGTTAACATTGATGTGAAAAGCTTTGAAGCTTGAGCGTACATGATATCCATGTCCGCCACGCTCTAAGCAATCAAGCAATCAGACCCAGCAAAAGCTATACTGTAAGAGATTAATCCGCAATAAAAAGTGCAATACTACTTAAGATAGGCATAAGGGACGTGTGgccatttataaaaacaattaacactGGATACGGTTAAACAgcatgggttttaaaaaaatcatgtttgcTTAACGGAGCTGTCTAGTCGGTTTAACATCGTTCTATTACATCTCAGAGCCGTTCATAAAAAGTCCTATACTGATAACAATTGAACAACGTTAACTACAGCTCAGATCAAGATGTGGTCATGCTCCcattgccaaaataaaatgcctaagaagacaaagcaaattaattatttggatACTTAATTTGACATTGAAAGCAAAGCAAGGTCAGAGAATGACCGGGTTGTAAAATTTCGATCTCCAGTCGTCAGACagaaaattaaactgaataaagtggaatataattttctttaacATTGTAGCCTAGGCTACCCAGATGCTTCATTTCACCTCTGCTTTGAAAGTAACCAAGAGACCATTACGTCTGGAATGCTATTTTGAAGGGCAGTTCACCTGACATGGACTCTAAATAGCAAATAACATGGACATACAGTCTTCTCTCTTTGCATTTTATGGTTGTGTGTTCCCAGCTATAACACTATTGAACAATGGAAACACGGCACAGTGGTAAGGGGTGCTAACCTGTATAACATCTATAATAcagtgcactttttaaaaaataaaatattttttaaaaatccgcaACGCAACACATGCCCAAGCcttcttttcacacattttgcacATGCTACGCAAGCTGTGGCGGCTCCACCCAAAATTAATGACACATTCTTTAATTGCACATAGATGTAACTAAGTGAAACTTGCTACATTTTATTCACTAATTCATATCCAAACACTTATTTGTTCTTACCGACATTTTGTAGGTCCTACCGTCCCCATTATGGTCGCTTGTCGTATTTTGATGAGCAACCTGCGCAAAACTCCCAAGGAACATCGCT carries:
- the rpz gene encoding protein rapunzel isoform X1, with translation MADKEQMKKTAAKVLGCVEKVSSFASSIDPLFGVVSCLVGVVRKGLVDKEDHALEKDFREIHNKLESISMKNKRTLQQIRIDEVNETFGKYEEYIKHQYTAFSTMVDRVKKDPGHADRHMKDYEKIYERDKSDLSLNVYYRGVMGSDAIFGRPLLKVYLEHCNHDRRVMEHRCSHLAHLFYIGLISLMAYTSVTEDDEDEVRDKWAPKMADIEAKMQEALRQCNED
- the rpz gene encoding protein rapunzel isoform X2, with the translated sequence MADILEDRDKLKRGLVKVLECVATISSAATVVNPIFGVAGSLIRVVLHHVDDEDIKTLKREFGSVNRALDEISLQNRNALQQIKKETLDGQYSQVEANLRNQFRKFMAIVEARPDNRNGKIEAFKESYADDLGDQNLYTLYEGVMGKPKLFSKPILEVYMKHSYGDRQVMDRLCTRLTYLFCIGLIALMGYTALMEDDEEGIAEEWAAKMEDVQERMQEELRKCK